A window of Haloarcula marismortui ATCC 43049 genomic DNA:
GCTCGTCGGTCGTCGGCAACCCCTTCTCGTCTTTGACCTGTGCGATGGTGTCGGCCACGTAGGTTCGCTGTGCGATCTTCTCAACGATCTCGCGGTCGATTGTCCGGATTTCGTCGCGCAGTTCGTCCAGCGACATATCCTCTGGGTTTGAATTCGTGCTCATACTGTGTGTGTTCCCTCTGTTTGTGTCGTCGTCAGCCAGGTCGCCCCGGGTCGCTTGTCCCAAGCGTCCTGTACAGCTTCGAGTGCCGCCCGTTCGCCGACGGCGGTAAACGACGGCCCCGTTCCGGACAGTGAGACGCCCTCGACGTGCTGGAGTGCGTCGAGAACCGGGTCCGTCTCGAAATCCAGCGCGGCCGAGAACGCGAGGCCGTTGACGGTCATGGCCCGCTGGTAGTCGCCATCGAGTGCGAGGTCCTCGACGAGGCGGGCCATCGGTGCGATCTGCCGGCATCGCTCGACATCCGCGTCAGCACTGAAAGACTGTTCCGGCGGCGTCCAGACGAGCACATCCCAGTCGATTTCCTCGCGGGCAAGGAGCGCGTCGTCCTCGTTGTCGGTGACGGTGACGCCGCCGAGCATCGACGCCGACGCGTCGTCGAAGGCCCCGGTGACGGTGACACCCACGTCGCGGGCGGCCATGACGCCGAGACGGGCCATGTCCTCGCGGCTCATCCGCTCGGTCGCGTCAAGCGCGTCGAGCGTCGCCATGACAGTCGCGTTTGCGGCCGCACTGGAGCTTTTGAGCCCCGACGCCATCGGGACCTCGCTCTCGGTGCGGACGGTCCCGCCGGAGACTGCCGGGACACCCACGTTCTGTGGGCCGCCGTGGGCGTCGATGACGTACTCGACACAGCGTTCGATGAGCCGCGTGTCGGCGTCCGGCGCACCGTCCACCTCACCGGTGACGCCGTCGGTCTCGGTCGAGAGCGTGACGGTCGCTGTCGTGTACTCGTCGATAGCAAACGCCGCGCCGCGGCCGGTCGCGAGCGCGTTGAGGACCGTCCCTGCTGCGGGCGCTGCTGCCTTCCCTTCCATCGACGTGTACTCCCACACGGACCTATTTACTAACTGCGATACCCCTGTAGCGGTCATATTGACCGCAGCAGCCGATGTGGTTCTGTCTAGTAATGCGATACACCGGCGTCCGGCTGCAGTACCCCGTCTTAGGCTGGGAACAGGAGATACGGCAGAATAAACAGCAACAGGAACATGAATAGGAGGATGATGCCATAGCCGGCCAGCGTCCCGGCGGCCGTCAGCCACGCTGGATGGTCGAACTGCTCGGTGAGAGTTGCCATACCGTGGGATTCAGTCGGGGACAGTATAGTGGTTTGGGAGCGGGACTGCCCCGAATTACCGCAATGGCCTCCCTGTGACTGGGAACGGTAGGCTTTCAACCATCGGTTCAGTACACTGGCAAAAATGTATATTGTCATCGTTGGTGCCGGTGATATCGGGTCGCCGTTGCTTGAGATTGCGACAGCAGGGGGCAACGAGGTCGTCGTTATCGAACGCGACGCGGAACGAGCGGAACGCGCGTCGAGACAGTACGACTGTCTCGTTATCAACGACGACGCGACGGTGAAGGATACGCTAGAGGACGCCGGTGCAGACCGTGCCGACGCGCTCATCTCGACAACCGATCAGGACGCGACCAACATCATGGTCTGTCTGCTGGCACAGGAACTCGAAGTGCCGGACATCGTCTCAGTTGTCCACAATCCCGAGCACATGAACGTGTTCCGCCAGATCGGCGTCAACACGATGCAGAACCCACAGCGGCTCATCGCCGAGTATCTCTATCGGGCCGTCAAACGGCCGTCTATCGTTGACTTCATGCGCATTGGCGATCACGCGGAAGTGTTCGAAATAACGGTCACCCCAGGTGCTCCGATTGCTGGCAAGACGCTACAGGAAGCCAACTCGGAGGGCCTCATCGGTGGCCAGACGCTCATCGTAGCTATCGAGCGTAATGGCGATGGTGACCCAATAACGCCCCGCGGCGATACGCGTATCGAGGCGGACGACCTCCTCACGGTCTACTCGGGAGAGGGTGCGACGCCGGAGGTGACCGACATCTTTGGTCACTCCGAGGACCACAACTGATATGTCACGACGGAACGGCGGGCTGTTCCCGACAGACCTGCAGACAATCGCCCGCGATATCGGGTCCCTCCTGCTGATGGAGGCCGGGTTGATGACGATTACAGCCGCGGTTGCGCTGGGCTTTCAAGAGTTCTACGCCGCGTTTGGGTTCTTTACCGCGGCCGGGATGACCGCTGGCGTCGGCGGTCTCGCGAACCGCGGGTTCTCCGATGCTCCAGCCCCACAGATGAAACACGGCATGGTCATCGCCGCCGGCGGGTGGCTGCTGGTCGCCGCGTTCGGCTCGTTGCCGTTCCTGTTGACCGCGTGGTTCACGCCTCCTGCTGTCATGGATACGTTCGTTCCGGTCGGAACGGACACGAGTACGTGGGCGCCGATCAGGGTCGGCGGAACGACGACGCTTTCCAGTCTGGCGTACTTCCGGAATCCGCTCCATGCCTTTTTCGAGAGCATGAGCGGATGGACCGGGAGCGGCCTGACGATGGCGATTCACGAGCCCTCGCTCCCCCGCGCAGTCCAGTGGTGGCGGTCGTTCATCCAGTACGTCGGCGGCGTCGGCGTCATCGTCCTGACCGTGTCTATCCTTTCACGACCCGGCAGCGGTAGTTACGCCCTTTACCAGAGCGAGGCCCGAGAGGAAAAGATCCATCCAAGCGTCGTCTCTACCGTCCGAACGGTCTGGAAACTCGTTGTCGGCTACACAGTCCTTTCGTTCGCGCTGCTGTTCGGTGCTATCCTCGCCAGCGACAGCGAGTACGCGGAGTCGCTGCCGCTGTGGGAGGTCGCCTGGCAGGCACTCAACCATGCCATGACTGGGCTCACGACCGGCGGGTTCTCGGTCACTGACAACTCGATTGCAACGTACAACTCGCCGCTTGTCGAGACCGTCCTGTTGCCGATTATGATTCTCGGTGCGATTGCGTTCCCGGTCCACTACGTCGTCTTACACGACAGGCAGGTTCGTGAACTGGTGACGGACCTGCAGACCCGCTGGCTGTTTATCCTGCTCACGGTCGGCGTCGTTGGTCTCTCAGTACAAAACGCGTGGTCCGTTCCTGCGACGACTGAGGCGTTTGCCACCCAGTCGTTCCTGCCGGTTTCCGTGCCGATGCTCAACGCCGCACAGCTCGATGCGGTCCGGGACTCGACGTTCCAGTGGGTCAGCGCCCTCAGCTGTACCGGCTTCCAGTCGGCACCAATCGGTCGCTGGCTCGCCGGCGGCAAGGTACTCGTGGCCGGTGCGATGGTGCTTGGCGGCGCTGCGGGGTCCACTGTCGGAGGCATCAAAATCATCCGGGGCTACACCATCGTTCGCGGCATCATCTGGCAGTTCTCGCGGGTGTTCCTCCCGACAAACGCGGTGATTACGGCCCGTATTGGCAACCGGACGCTCGACCGTGAGTCGATGGAGCGGGAGTTCAGCGAAGCGGCCATCGTCACGCTGCTGTGGCTCATCATTCTCATCATCAGCAGCGTCGTCCTCACCAACGTCGCAGGACCAGCGTTCGGCTACGCCGATGCCCTGTTCGAAGTCGCCAGCGCGCAGGGGAACGTCGGCCTTTCATCGGGCATCACCGGCCCGTCGATGCCCGCGATTGCGGAGGGGATGTTCGTGTTGAATATGTGGGTCGGCCGACTGGAGATTATCCCGATACTCGTGTTCATCCGAGCCGGGCTGTACGGGCTCGACCCGTAGCTGAGCGGTCGCCTCGCAGTCTTTCACTCTTCATCAGGGTAGACTTCGCCGAGGAACATCCAGTGGACTTTCGTACCGCCCTCGGGTCTGGTCTCCTCCTTGACGTGGTAGAGATACGGACCGTGTGGGCAGTCACCACAGTCTTCAGCACAGGTCGTCCGCTTCACCACCTCGGTGTAGCCGTCGCGTTTGGTCGCACGAAGGATTTCCTCGTTGGGGCCCGGCTCTACCGGTGAGGCCGTCTCGTCGTGGAATTGTAACAGCTCCTGCGCATAGATGATCGTATTGCGGAGTTCATCAGGCGTCAACTGTGGCAGTTCCGCTGCTACTTCATCCGGGAGCCCCTCAGGCGGTGTCGGCTCGTTTTCATGACTAGACATACTCACATCTCTATCTGGGAGGAATATAACTGAACTGGCAGCTACAAACAACGGCAGAAGGTGTTTCCCGGACTCACTCGTTCCAGAACGCACCCGTGAATAGCACGAACACCGGGATTATCTCCAGTCGACCGATCCACATCAGGAATATCATCAGCAGTTTGCTGGTTTCCGGGAAGAGTTCGTAGGTCCCGAACGGCCCCAGAAACCCGAACCCGGGGCCGATATTCCCGATAGTCGCAAGACTTGCGCTGATGGCCTCGAAGACAGTTAGTTCGAGTCCGACACGGCCCGCATCAAGGAGGAGAAACACCGTCGCGATGCCGAACGTGAGCAGGTACAAAAGCGTGAATCCGTATATCGCGTTGATAACGTCCTCATCGATAACCTGCCCGCCGAGCCGAACTGGTCTGACGGCACTGGGATGGGCAGTCGTGAACAGTTGCCGTCGGATGCTCTTGAGGACGACGAGCCAGCGAACGATCTTGACACCGCCACCGGTCGACCCTGCGGAGCCGCCGATGAACATCGCGAACAACAGGACTCCCTGTGCGGTGTTGCCCCACTCAGCGAAGTTACTCGTCGCGTACCCGGTCGAGTTCAGCAGCGAGGCGACCTGGAATGTGGCTTGCCTGAGCGAGTTCTCCAGCGCACCCTGCGTGATGCCACCGAGTTCGAGCGGCGGTGCGGACCCGGTAAACAGCAGGCCCCAGAGGATGACGGCCACGCCGGCGTTTGCACCGAGGTACGCCTGGAGTTCACGGTCCTGGAGGAAGGCGGCATACTCGTCCTGCAACAGGAGGTAAAACAACGCGAAGTTCATCCCGGCAATGAGCATGAACGGGATGACGGCCCACTGGACGGCCGGTGAGAAGTAGGCGATGCTCTCAGCCTGTGGCGAGAAGCCGCCGGTCGGCAGCGTTGTGAACCCGTGGGCAACGGCGTTGTAAGCGTCCATATTCGGTGCGTAGCCTGTGTAATGGAGGCCAAGCAGAATGAGGATATACAGAACGGTAAAGCCCAGATAGAACAGCCAGAGGAGTCGGGCAGTCTCGGCTATCTTCGGCGTCAGTTTCTGCAGTTCGGGGCCGGGTGCCTCCGATTCGATCAACTGTGCCCCGTTGACGGCTGCCTCTGGGAGAATGGCGACCATCAGGACGATGATACCCATCCCGCCGAGCCACTGGGTGAGCTGTCGCCACATCAGCAGCGCGTGAGAGTGGCGAGCAAACGATATTTCATCGGTAGCAGTCGCGCCAGTGGTTGTAAACCCGGACATCGACTCGAACAGTGCGTTCACAGGCTCACCGAGCGCTGATTCGGTCCCGTACCCGGCGATAACGTAGGGAATCGCACCGATGACTGCGACAGCCCCCCACGAGAGCCCGACGAACAGCAGCGCTTCGCGTGGCCCGAGTTCGTGGCTATCGCTGACTTGCTCCAGTGCAAGGCCGACCACGATGGCAATTGCGATAGAAATCAGGAACACGACGGTATCTTCTCCGTACACGAAACTGATTCCCAGCGGGACCAGCATTGCCACAGCGAGATACTTGGTTACAGTGCCGGTCAGGGCGACGCTCTGTCGCCAGTCGACGCGAACCGACATCACTGAACACCGACCATTA
This region includes:
- a CDS encoding chorismate mutase; its protein translation is MSTNSNPEDMSLDELRDEIRTIDREIVEKIAQRTYVADTIAQVKDEKGLPTTDEQQEQAVMDRAGDNAEQFDVDQNLVKAIFRLLIELNKVEQRENR
- a CDS encoding shikimate kinase, which gives rise to MEGKAAAPAAGTVLNALATGRGAAFAIDEYTTATVTLSTETDGVTGEVDGAPDADTRLIERCVEYVIDAHGGPQNVGVPAVSGGTVRTESEVPMASGLKSSSAAANATVMATLDALDATERMSREDMARLGVMAARDVGVTVTGAFDDASASMLGGVTVTDNEDDALLAREEIDWDVLVWTPPEQSFSADADVERCRQIAPMARLVEDLALDGDYQRAMTVNGLAFSAALDFETDPVLDALQHVEGVSLSGTGPSFTAVGERAALEAVQDAWDKRPGATWLTTTQTEGTHTV
- a CDS encoding potassium channel family protein encodes the protein MYIVIVGAGDIGSPLLEIATAGGNEVVVIERDAERAERASRQYDCLVINDDATVKDTLEDAGADRADALISTTDQDATNIMVCLLAQELEVPDIVSVVHNPEHMNVFRQIGVNTMQNPQRLIAEYLYRAVKRPSIVDFMRIGDHAEVFEITVTPGAPIAGKTLQEANSEGLIGGQTLIVAIERNGDGDPITPRGDTRIEADDLLTVYSGEGATPEVTDIFGHSEDHN
- a CDS encoding potassium transporter TrkG, with amino-acid sequence MSRRNGGLFPTDLQTIARDIGSLLLMEAGLMTITAAVALGFQEFYAAFGFFTAAGMTAGVGGLANRGFSDAPAPQMKHGMVIAAGGWLLVAAFGSLPFLLTAWFTPPAVMDTFVPVGTDTSTWAPIRVGGTTTLSSLAYFRNPLHAFFESMSGWTGSGLTMAIHEPSLPRAVQWWRSFIQYVGGVGVIVLTVSILSRPGSGSYALYQSEAREEKIHPSVVSTVRTVWKLVVGYTVLSFALLFGAILASDSEYAESLPLWEVAWQALNHAMTGLTTGGFSVTDNSIATYNSPLVETVLLPIMILGAIAFPVHYVVLHDRQVRELVTDLQTRWLFILLTVGVVGLSVQNAWSVPATTEAFATQSFLPVSVPMLNAAQLDAVRDSTFQWVSALSCTGFQSAPIGRWLAGGKVLVAGAMVLGGAAGSTVGGIKIIRGYTIVRGIIWQFSRVFLPTNAVITARIGNRTLDRESMEREFSEAAIVTLLWLIILIISSVVLTNVAGPAFGYADALFEVASAQGNVGLSSGITGPSMPAIAEGMFVLNMWVGRLEIIPILVFIRAGLYGLDP
- a CDS encoding TrkH family potassium uptake protein, whose product is MSVRVDWRQSVALTGTVTKYLAVAMLVPLGISFVYGEDTVVFLISIAIAIVVGLALEQVSDSHELGPREALLFVGLSWGAVAVIGAIPYVIAGYGTESALGEPVNALFESMSGFTTTGATATDEISFARHSHALLMWRQLTQWLGGMGIIVLMVAILPEAAVNGAQLIESEAPGPELQKLTPKIAETARLLWLFYLGFTVLYILILLGLHYTGYAPNMDAYNAVAHGFTTLPTGGFSPQAESIAYFSPAVQWAVIPFMLIAGMNFALFYLLLQDEYAAFLQDRELQAYLGANAGVAVILWGLLFTGSAPPLELGGITQGALENSLRQATFQVASLLNSTGYATSNFAEWGNTAQGVLLFAMFIGGSAGSTGGGVKIVRWLVVLKSIRRQLFTTAHPSAVRPVRLGGQVIDEDVINAIYGFTLLYLLTFGIATVFLLLDAGRVGLELTVFEAISASLATIGNIGPGFGFLGPFGTYELFPETSKLLMIFLMWIGRLEIIPVFVLFTGAFWNE